The following are from one region of the Salminus brasiliensis chromosome 14, fSalBra1.hap2, whole genome shotgun sequence genome:
- the LOC140576671 gene encoding NACHT, LRR and PYD domains-containing protein 3-like, translating to MEASPPACFDLVQTSISAETGGTVCAPVLLGNLFQGQVVFNVHGAQEEFSPTTTKAGISVDSPGADEELIPVYTQTHKSNLLKKFKKIHEGSTNQENSPDLNEIYTELYITEGGSGEVNNEHEVRQIEMYRRQPTRETPLKCNNIFKPLPGQDKSIRTVLTRGVAGIGKTVSVQKFILDWAEGKANQDLSFIFPLPFRELNLIKRNKLSLRTLLRCFYPETEKITLLEGHAFKVLFIFDGLDECRHPLDFQNNESLFDAAESASIDVLLTNLIKGNLLPSALLWITSRPAAANQILLQYVDQVTEIRGFSDPQKEEYFRKRISDQSLAERIITHIKSSRSLYIMCHIPVFCWIAATVLEEMLSEAESGETPRTLTQMFIYFLNFQIKHSSQKYEGKSDIDPHRTRESILALGKLAFQQLEKGNLIFYEEDLKECGVDVRDRSAYSGMHTQIFRQDFELDRVFTFVHLSIQEFLAALYAFLCFILSNKNVLRNKDAVGQVLFRKSHMATFLKDVVKKALQSENGHLDLFLRFLLGLSLESTQTLLRGLLPQTAASSHSTNKTIKYIKKKISENLSPEKSINLFHCLNELNDHSLVQDVQSYLKKGDDSCLSGARLSPAQWSALVFVLLSSDRELGEFDLSDYHSSEDCLLKLLPVVKASTKAVLCDCNLTEKSCAALASALSSNSSLRELNLGSNKLQDQGAKLLSAGLTSPHCKLEVLRLECCSITDEGCAVLVQALKSNSLHLKELNLNNNHLGESGLKELSDLLKDPLCKLETLQLCNCCIREPGCADLANAIKLHRSSHLRELNLSWNKMGDSGVKVLSDLLEDPHCKLEELQLECCGITEEGCAALVKALISKPSNLRKLNLNYNQPGESGRKGLSDLLKDPNCKLQTLQLCEASLLQELNLSFRKLGDSGVQLLCDLLEDPLCKLEKLNLCKCNLTESSCAHLASALNSNPSCLRALTLSLNTLQDSGVRMLSAALVNPHSKLEKLRLWDCNLTEKSCAALASALSTHSSSLRELFLCENKLGDKGVKLLSSGLKHPHCKLELLDLFSCNLTGKSCAVLASVLSSQFSSLRNLLLYDNDLGDSGAKLLYSALENPHCKLERLSLLTCCLTEESCLALASALSSQFSSLRILNLSANYLGDSGVKLLSAGLENPHCKLEELWLAYCFVRKEGCAALVLALKLNPSYLRELNLSRNKITDSGIKPLSVLLEDPHCKLEKLLLYNCYMTEKSCAVLASALSSNSSSLKELDLSKNDLRDSGVKLLSPGLENQHCKLEKLRLQRCNLLEESCAALASALSSSSSSLKILDLSKNDLRDSGVKLLSTGLENPHCKLEKLELQRCHLKEESCAALASALSSESSSLTELDLSNNELQDSGVKKLSTGLENPHCKLEKLELNCCSITREGCAALAKALKSNPSSRLTELSLIYNKAGDLGVRELSDLLGDVQYKLQKLITDCDLI from the exons ATGGAAGCTTCCCCTCCAGCTTGCTTTGATCTGGTCCAGACCAGCATTTCAGCGGAGACTGGAGGAACCGTCTGCGCTCCGGTGCTCCTTGGAAATCTTTTTCAAGGCCAAGTTGTATTTAACGTACACGGAG CTCAGGAAGAATTCAGTCCTACAACTACGAAGGCTGGGATCTCTGTTGATTCGCCTGGAGCTGATGAAG AACTGATCCCtgtgtacacacaaacacacaaatccaACTTGCTGAAGAAATTCAAGAAAATCCATGAAGGAAGTACCAATCAGGAAAACTCACCTGATCTGAATGagatctacacagagctctaCATCACTGAGGGGGGGAGTGGAGAGGTCAACAATGAACACGAGGTCCGACAGATTGAGATGTACAGGAGACAACCGACACGGGAGACGCCACTTAAATGCAACAATATCTTTAAACCTTTACCAGGACAAGACAAAAGTATAAGGACTGTCCTGACGAGAGGGGTTGCTGGAATCGGAAAAACGGTCTCTGTGCAGAAGTTCATTCTGGACTGGGCTGAAGGAAAAGCCAATCAGGACCTCAGCTTCATATTTCCACTTCCTTTTAGAGAGCTGAACCTGATCAAGAGGAACAAGCTCAGTTTGAGGACTCTCCTTCGCTGCTTTTAcccagaaacagaaaaaataacACTGTTAGAAGGTCATGCCTTCAAAGTATTGTTCATCTTTGATGGTCTGGATGAGTGTCGCCATCCTCTAGATTTCCAGAACAATGAGAGCCTGTTTGATGCAGCAGAATCAGCCTCCATAGACGTCCTGCTGACCAACCTCATCAAGGGGAATCTGCTTCCATCTGCTCTCCTCTGGATAACCTCTCGACcggcagcagccaatcagatcttGCTTCAGTACGTTGACCAGGTAACAGAGATCCGAGGGTTCAGCGACCCTCAGAAAGAGGAATACTTCAGGAAGAGGATCAGTGATCAGAGCCTTGCTGAAAGAATCATTACACACATAAAATCCTCAAGAAGCCTCTACATCATGTGCCACATCCCAGTCTTCTGCTGGATTGCAGCCACTGTTCTAGAGGAGATGTTGAGTGAAGCAGAGAGTGGAGAGACCCCCAGAACTCTGACCCAGATGTTCATCTACTTCCTGAACTTCCAGATCAAACACAGCAGCCAGAAATATGAAGGAAAAAGTGACATTGATCCTCATCGGACCAGAGAGAGTATTCTGGCACTGGGGAAACTGGCTTTCCAACAGCTGGAAAAGGGCAACCTGATCTTCTACGAGGAAGACCTGAAAGAGTGTGGAGTTGATGTCAGAGATAGATCTGCGTACTCAGGAATGCACACTCAGATTTTCAGACAGGACTTTGAGCTTGATCGAGTGTTTACCTTTGTGCATCTGAGCATTCAAGAGTTTCTTGCAGCTTTGTACGCATTTCTGTGCTTCATCCTCAGCAACAAAAATGTCTTGAGAAATAAAGACGCTGTGGGCCAAGTCCTGTTCAGAAAATCACACATGGCCACCTTTTTGAAGGACGTTGTGAAGAAAGCCTTACAGAGTGAGAACGGACACCTGGACCTTTTCCTCCGCTTCCTCCTGGGCCTCTCGCTGGAGTCCACTCAGACTCTTTTACGAGGCCTACTACCGCAGACAGCAGCCAGTTCtcacagcacaaacaaaacTATCAAGTATATCAAGAAGAAGATCAGTGAGAATCTCTCTCCagagaagtccatcaacctgtTCCACTGTCTGAATGAACTGAATGACCATTCTCTAGTGCAGGACGTCCAATCATACCTGAAGAAAGGTGATGACAGCTGTCTCAGTGGAGCTAGACTCTCTCCGGCTCAGTGGTCAGCTCTGGTGTTTGTGTTGCTGAGCTCAGACCGGGAGCTGGGTGAGTTTGACCTGAGTGACTATCACTCATCAGAGGACTGTTTACTGAAGCTGCTGCCAGTGGTCAAAGCATCCACAAAAGCAGT GCTTTGTGACTGCAATCTCACAGAGAAAAGTTGTGCAGCTCTTGCATCAGCTCTGAGCTCAAACTCGAGTCTGAGAGAGCTGAACCTGGGGAGCAATAAACTTCAGGATCAAGGGGcgaagctgctctctgctggccTAACGAGTCCTCACTGCAAACTAGAGGTACTGAG GCTGGAGTGTTGCAGTATCACAGATGAAGGCTGTGCTGTTTTGGTTCAAGCTCTAAAATCAAACTCCTTACATCTAAAAGAGCTGAATCTGAACAACAATCATCTGGGAGAATCAGGATTGAAGGAGCTCTCTGACCTTCTGAAGGATCCGCTCTGTAAATTAGAGACGCTGCA ACTGTGTAACTGCTGTATCAGAGAACCAGGCTGTGCAGATCTGGCTAACGCCATTAAATTACACCGCTCATCACACCTCAGAGAACTGAACCTGAGCTGGAATAAAATGGGAGATTCAGGAGTAAAGGTTCTCTCTGACCTACTGGAAGatccacactgtaaactggaggaACTCCA GCTAGAATGTTGTGGTATCACAGAGGAAGGCTGTGCTGCTCTGGTTAAAGCTCTGATATCCAAGCCCTCAAACTTGAGAAAGCTGAATCTGAACTATAATCAACCAGGAGAGTCAGGGAGGAAGGGGCTCTCTGACCTACTGAAGGATCCAAACTGTAAACTGCAGACACTACA GCTTTGTGAAGCATCACTCCTGCAAGAGCTGAATCTGAGCTTTAGGAAACTGGGGGATTCAGGAGTGCAGCTGCTCTGTGATCTTCTGGAAGATCCACTCTGCAAACTGGAGAAACTAAA CCTGTGTAAGTGTAatctcacagagagcagctgtGCACATCTGGCCTCAGCTCTCAACTCCAACCCCTCATGTCTGAGAGCGCTGACACTGAGTCTCAATActctgcaggattcaggagtgagGATGCTCTCTGCTGCACTAGTGAATCCACACAGTAAACTGGAGAAGCTGAG GTTGTGGGATTGTAATCTCACAGAGAAAAGCTGTGCCGCTCTGGCCTCAGCTCTCAGCACACACTCCTCGAGCTTGAGAGAACTCTTTTTGTGTGAAAATAAACTCGGAGATAAAGGAGTGAAGCTGCTTTCTTCTGGACTGAAACATCCACATTGTAAATTGGAGCTGCTGGA TCTTTTTAGCTGTAATCTTACAGGGAAAAGCTGTGCAGTTCTGGCCTCAGTACTGAGCTCTCAGTTCTCAAGTCTAAGAAACCTGCTTCTGTATGACAATGATCTGGGGGATTCAGGGGCCAAACTGCTTTATTCTGCCCTGGAGAATCCACACTGCAAACTAGAGAGGCTGAG TTTGCTGACTTGTTGTCTCACAGAAGAAAGTTGCTTGGCTCTGgcctcagctctcagctctcagTTCTCTAGTCTGAGAATCCTGAACCTGAGTGCTAATTATCTGGGAGATTCAGGAGtgaagctgctctctgctggccTGGAGAATCCACACTGTAAATTAGAAGAACTGTG GCTGGCATACTGCTTTGTAAGAAAGGAAGGCTGTGCTGCTCTGGTTTTAGCTCTGAAATTGAACCCCTCGTACCTGAGAGAGCTCAATCTGAGCCGCAATAAAATAACAGACTCGGGAATAAAGCCCCTCTCCGTCCTGCTGGAGGatccacactgtaaactggagaaacTACT GCTTTATAACTGTTATATGACAGAGAAAAGCTGTGCAGTTCTGGCCTCAGCTCTCAGCTCAAATTCCTCAAGTCTGAAAGAACTGGATCTGAGCAAGAATGACCTACGGGATTCAGGAGTGAAGCTGCTTTCTCCCGGACTGGAGAATCAGCATTGTAAACTGGAGAAACTGAG GCTACAGAGGTGTAATCTTCTGGAAGAAAGCTGTGCAGCTCTGGCCTCAGCTCTCAGCTCAAGCTCCTCCAGTCTGAAAATACTGGATCTGAGTAAGAATGATCTGCGGGATTCAGGAGTGAAGCTGCTCTCTACCGGATTGGAAAatccacactgtaaactggagaagCTTGA GCTGCAGAGGTGTCATCTAAAAGAGGAGAGCTGTGCAGCTCTGGCCTCAGCTCTCAGCTCAGAGTCCTCAAGTCTGACAGAACTGGACCTCAGTAATAATGagctgcaggattcaggagtgaagAAGCTCTCTACTGGACTGGAGAatccacactgtaaactggagaagCTGGA ACTGAACTGCTGCAGTATCACAAGAGAAGGCTGTGCTGCTCTGGCAAAAGCTCTGAAATCCAACCCCTCGTCACGTCTGACAGAGCTGAGTCTGATCTACAATAAAGCCGGAGACTTAGGAGTTAGGGAACTCTCTGATCTGTTGGGTGATGTACAATATAAACTGCAGAAACTCAT TACAGACTGTGATCTTATTTGA